The Herbaspirillum sp. DW155 genomic interval GCCTCTTGCTCACGCAGGACTATGCGCTGGTGATCCTCGACCTCACCCTGCCGCGCATGGATGGACTGGAAGTATTGAAGCGCATGCGCGCACGCGGCAGCCGCACGCCGGTACTGATCCTGACTGCACGCGGCGGCCTGGCCGACCGGGTCAGCGGCCTGAACATGGGCGCCGACGACTACCTGGCCAAACCCTTCGAACTGGAAGAACTGGAAGCGCGCGTCAAAGCCCTGCTGCGCCGCTCGCAGAGCCAGGAAACGGTGACCGTGGCCTGCGGCGCGCTGAACTTCGATACCGTCTCGCGCACCTTCACCTATGGCGGCGAACTGCTGGCCCTGACCCCGCGCGAACATGCCGTGCTGGAAGCGCTGATCGTGCGCCAGGGCCATACCGTGCCCAAGGACAAGCTGTTCCAGCAGGTGTTTTCGCTGGACGACAATGCCAGCGTGGACGCCATCGAAATCTACATCCACCGCCTGCGCAAGAAGCTCGAACATGAAGGCCCCGGGCGCGTGGGCATCACCACCCTGCGCGGCCTGGGCTACCTGCTGCAGGCGGCGTGATGGCGCAGGCGGCGCGCCGACTGGGCAACCTGCGCAGCCAGCTGGTGCGCTGGCTGCTGATCCCGCTGACGCTGCTGGTGGCCGTCGATGCCGTCTCGGTCTACTACAACGCTCTGGAGGTGGCCGACCTGGCCTATGACCGCTCGCTGCTGGCCTCCACCCGCGCGCTGGCCGAACGGGTTTCCATCGTCGATGGCCACGTCACGGCCGACGTGCCCTACGTAGCACTGGACAGCTTCGAGACCGATACCCTGGGCCGCATCTACTACAAGGTCACGGGCCTCAAGGGCGAGCTGGTCTCGGGGTATGAAGACCTGCCGCCGGTGCCGGCCGACGTCAAGCGTTCCGAAGCCTATCCGGCGCTGGTGCGCTTCTACCAGGCCGACTATCACAACCAGCCCATCCGCATCGCCGCACTGCTGCAACCGGTGTACGACGACAGCATGCGCGGCATCGCCCTGATCCAGGTCGGCGAGACCATGGAAGGCCGCAACGGCATGACTCGCAAAATCCTGTTCGATACGCTCTGGCGCCAGGGTACGCTGGTGACGGTGGCGGCGCTGCTGGTGTGGTTCGCGGTGCGCTTCGTGCTGCGTCCGGTGATGCAACTGAAGGGCGAGGTCGAGTCGCGCGCACCGACCGATCTGTCCGGTTTTGATCCGGCGCTGGTGCACAAGGAGATGCGCCCGCTGGTGCGCGCCATGAATGGCTACATGGGCCGGTTGCAAGCGCTCATCAGTGCGCAGCGGCGCTTCATTGCCGATGCCTCGCACCAGTTGCGCACGCCCCTGACGGTCTTGAAGACGCAATCCGAACTGACCCTGCGCGAGCTCAGGCGCGAGCGGCTCGATGCAGCCGAACTGCGCGATCTGGTCGAAGGCATGGCGCGCACCACCGATGCCGCCGTGCATCTGGCCA includes:
- a CDS encoding sensor histidine kinase; this translates as MAQAARRLGNLRSQLVRWLLIPLTLLVAVDAVSVYYNALEVADLAYDRSLLASTRALAERVSIVDGHVTADVPYVALDSFETDTLGRIYYKVTGLKGELVSGYEDLPPVPADVKRSEAYPALVRFYQADYHNQPIRIAALLQPVYDDSMRGIALIQVGETMEGRNGMTRKILFDTLWRQGTLVTVAALLVWFAVRFVLRPVMQLKGEVESRAPTDLSGFDPALVHKEMRPLVRAMNGYMGRLQALISAQRRFIADASHQLRTPLTVLKTQSELTLRELRRERLDAAELRDLVEGMARTTDAAVHLANRLLTLARAEHGAAEGGTRRISLTDAARQVALELSQQAVSRRIGLAFEEEGDISIEANALLLHELMVNLLDNAIRYTPIGGQVTLRVRAVSSPGQPTAALLEVEDNGPGIAEAEREKVFEPFYRAGATQHVNPGGTGLGLAIVREIAAMHRATVTLDTPLQGNGLLVRIVFPGGVQLRA
- a CDS encoding response regulator; its protein translation is MRILLVEDHIELSRWLAKALRDAHLTVECAHNGADADSLLLTQDYALVILDLTLPRMDGLEVLKRMRARGSRTPVLILTARGGLADRVSGLNMGADDYLAKPFELEELEARVKALLRRSQSQETVTVACGALNFDTVSRTFTYGGELLALTPREHAVLEALIVRQGHTVPKDKLFQQVFSLDDNASVDAIEIYIHRLRKKLEHEGPGRVGITTLRGLGYLLQAA